CATCTGATCATGGTTAGGAGCTGCACAGCTGAGAAGTGAAGACACCGAGTTAAAAACAAAGTGCATTTGTTTGCTGATAGTTCTTAGAACTTGTATCCCAGCTATTTTGGCATTGCTCTCGATGAATGTACTCTTAACAAAATAATGGAGCGTTGCCCCCTTGTCTCTGGGACCTTGAATTTTTGTTGAGCCTGGAAAAACCTTGGAATGATATTGGATATCACATTATTGCTTCATTATGAGCTTGAAATCATCCTGTATTTTCTATAAGCTTGAAATCACGCTGTATAATTAGTCAGTTGTTGACTTAACATGATGTACTGTGTTATTGCGTCATCTATTCTTGACCTGACCTGCTCTTACATTTCGTGATATAGGATACACTTTGCCTTTGTGACAAAGAGCTGCACATGAAGAAACCAATGAACATTAGGGATTGCAAACTGCAGACATTTCGGGCTGTAATAATTAGACACTTGTAAACTGGCGGTGCATCCAAATCCGTTTAATTTTGTAACGTGTAAACTGACGGTACATCCAAACCCGTTTGATTTTATAACGTGTATCGTCCATGTTTTGGAGCAAGTTTGTTGATCCTGAAAGTTTATGCCACATGGACTCGTATGCGACTCTTCCTCTGCTATGCATTTAGTTTTTCTTGTAGCCTTTTCTTTCGATATTTGAAACCTGGTTCACGTGGATTGGCGCGAAACGTCTGTAGTTCAGATCAGGAGCTCCTTATGGTGACTGTGAAATCGTAGGTTAGTCCACATGCCTGCTTTGTTtagaatgtactccctctgtactttggtgacctaaaacgtcttatattagtttacagggGTAGTACGCGTCATTTGAGGGAGTGACACATTAATATTCTTTTGAACTGGCCTGGAAGGGTTTAAACAGATTTTGCCGTTTTAACTGTTTGTTTAACCAATTCTTGTTGTAAGAATTGAGGGCACCAGACTAGATTAGCAGCTATACTGTATTTGTTGCACGTTCTGAAAGTACGTAGAACAATCCTTCAACATGTGGGATTACATATACTTGATGCAATATGTAGAGGGGCGTGGCTTTTTTGCACATGTAGGAttgttattattggtattcgatacAAAGTTGCATGAGTCGCGACTCCAATGATATATAGTAGTATCATCTCAAGTCGAGACCGGAGGAGGGGCGATTCCAATGATATCTTGTGCAAAATCATCATCAGttgtccatttcttttgttgccCAGAGTTAAACCACAAACTTTACTCGAATTCTCGCGGCGTGCTATTAGCATGGAGGAGCATCACAATCCTGCTTGGGACCTTTGTATGGGGAGGCAGCACCTCGGCAGACACCGTCCCCCTTTCTGCCGTCTGCAAAGCAGCAACAACATAAAGTAATCAGACGTAATTTCAGTGAATTATCTTGCATATGCATGTGTAAGCAAGTATAGTATGAAAAATTGGTTAGGACCCGCCGATCTCTACCTATACCTGGATTATCCCCAGTGTTGGAGGCGCCGGACGTACAACGACGATGCCCATCGGCGCTGGAACCTTCAGCAGCGGAGTTTGGAGGAGTGGGTGGAAgtttagcagcagcagcagggcttGGAGGAGTGGGAGGATGGCGGTTCCCGGAATTACTGTGCTCACCGGCCCTGAAATGAGCTTCGGAAAGAAGTTGAGGAGCAGCACCGGAGCTGGGAGGCGTGGTGCGCTTCTTGCCGTCGTCCGCCACCACCTTCGATGGCCGGAtaacaagcagcagcagcagcagaagaagtGGAGGATGAAGAGATGTTGGGAGAGATGATGAGCCTTTTGCCGTCGGCATAATCTGCATCCCAAACCTACCTAGTTTAGTTGTAGCCTTGCGGAGGGAATGACAAGGAGGCATGAGTGAAGATACGAGATACCATAGGTGGTGGACAGCGGTGCTGGTTAGGGGACGGAGCGGGTTACATTATATATAACGGTGCTGGTTGTGCTCAAAGCCCATGGGGGAGACGGCCGGGCTAGGCGAGTCTTGGTTCGACCTCGGTGCAGGCCGCTCCTAGGCTCCGATCCTCCTTCGTGCTGCAGTGCGGGCTGCGGGTCTAGGTTACCGTCAACGGCGCATACCATGACTATACGGCGGCACGGTTGGGGGCCGGCTCGGAGTTGATCTGCTTGATCCTAGTGGTCTTCGCGCGAAGCCACCCTTCTACCCGTGATGAGTCATCTTTGATCTAGCCACCGGCGAGTTCCAGACTTCTCCTTCCAAGGAAACCAAGGAGTCTTTGGACACCTTGTTTGGATTTGGGCCGGTCGTGTGCACCCGCAATATCAGTATAACCAGCTTCATCGGGTATCGCGAAGCTTTGCTTTTTGTTGACAACTTGGGACATGTCTGTATCAAGATTTTCAAGGGTTCAACACATGCGGAGAATGCCACGGCGTGATTGGATGACCTGCAAGCGGCAATGGCAGGTCTTGGAGGCGATGAAGACTTTGCTTCACAGGCAGTTGTTCAGTCTTGGCTTATGGGATGTGTTCCCGTCCAGACCAAGCACGACTTCCTGTGAGCCTCGTGGTACGTGACTTGTAGTAGTAGCCTCAGCAAGTGGCGGCGGCAACATTGGTGGATTTCTTTGTTGGTGGTGCTTCTTGGAGTACTAAGTCGTGATTTTCAGGGTGAGAACCCAAGGTCCGGCCTTTTTGGTTGTGCCTGACAgtgaccttgttgaaggcattgtttttggAGTGCGGTctttcttcagggtgaaaatctATGATCTTTGATCGGACAACGACAACGCTTGTGCATTCTTTCGTTCCTGGAGGCGTTGCTTTTGGAGAACCTTCTTTGTAGTCCAGATGTTGTCTTTGTTGGTGGTTAGACTGCTACTACTGTGGGTGATTGATCACCGTGGCAGGgtcgttttttctttttcattttttctctcttattattttctttttggctgtgtgcatcctagatgTTTTATGCTTCCTGTtggtgcagaggctgggtgtaattggtatctacttgatattaatatattccccttttcaaaaaaaaaattaaccAGTAACTAGTAACCACCAATTCGAAGCTCTACTCCACCCTAAGCTCTACTCCTCGCCCGCCCAAAGAGGGCAGATGTGCGGGCACCGCCAAGCCGTTGTCTTCGGGGGATCTGCCCCCGCGTCGCTCTCTCTCCGGGGCGGCACGGGCAGCGACCACCGCCCCTCCCACAGCCTCCCCAACACTAgcctcctctccccctcgccaTCGCCGGTGGCCTCCGGCAGGCAAAGCCTGcgcggagccggcggcggcggggcgctctcTAGCTGCTGCTCGCTCGGGAGGAAGGGAGCTCGCGTGCGGGTCGCGGCTGTCCGGCGCTCGGCCTCGTGGCTGCGTCCCTGCTCGCGGCGGAGGCGGTCTCCGGTGTGTGGTGCGGCGTCTGGTCACGGCGGTGGGCGCGCGGTCGCGGTGTGCGCGGTCGCGATCGTCGGTCTCGTGCGGTCCCGATCCGATCTGGGATCCTGCGGGCGGCGGTTGGTGCGGACGGTGTGGGGcgccgaggcggcggcctcggtcCGAGCTCCTATGTGGCCGGGGCATGGATGGCGCGCGCTCTCATGGCGGCGGCTTGGATCTGGCTGTGCGCGTGGGGCGCGGCGACCGGCCGGGCGCGGTGGCTACAGGCGCGTGTCGGGCGCGGTGACCAGGTGTGCGTGGCGGGTGTGCTTCTCTGGAGTGCGAGGTGTGTTGTGGAGGGGAATCCTGCTCGTCTGCCCTGCTGCTTCGCCTGTGCAGCTCCGATTGGATCTGGTGCGAGGTGCATTGATCTGGGTGCTGCGCTTCGCGATGCGGCGTTGGTTGCTGCGGTGGTGGTTGCCACGGTGGTGCTGCGGTGGTGGACGACGGCTTCGGCCAGGGGGTGGTGCGTGTCATGTCGCGGTGGATCGTGGGATCCCGTGGCCTGAATGAGGTCGGCCTCAGCAGGTGGTGGCTGGTGGGCGGCGGTCGGTGGTGGTATGTGGTCGGTGCATCTCCGGGAGAAATCTTTGCTCCGGCCTTCTTCGGAGCCGGTGACGATGACGCCCGCGGGTGCCGTGATCTTTCTTGGAAGCGTCGTCGTGGAGGTGTGCTCCTCCTCCCCACGGCTTTGGCTccggagggaaacctcagatccgCTGGGTCGGGCGATGAAGGCgtcttcgcgtctttctcctccttgggggcatcgtctcggagccggcTACGACTGGGAGACTGGTGGTttgcggcatcttcgccgcgtggtttgctgaggcggggcgctggtttctgtttggcaacgatgatgTCGTCGAGAGGAGCTCGGGTCGCGGCGTGGACTTTGGTAGTCGGTTCTTCCTggcgtgtccgaggtgctcttctgtgggcacggtcggcgcaagtcctgcatattcCCCTGGTGAGGCTCGTCGTCAAAGTCGGAGCTGTCGGTTGCTTGCGTGTGTGGCTATCCGGTGGCATGTGCCGTCGTGGCTTCTATACAGCTGTTTGCAGGTTGGCTTCGAGGTTGGGGCTCTATGGTGAAGTCGGAGTCGCTCGTTCGAGGCAaccggtgatgacgatgatgctTGCGACTCCTCGGCGAATGCCTTTCTTCTAAGCAGCTTTGTGTcccatgtcggtggccaggttggccggtgatgcccatgtcatgtgggttgagttgtatcggttttagcccggtttctcgccaattaaccgggcaattctcttcttcttaatcaatgaaaatggcaaatattttgcctcgtttaaaaaaaaaagaaaagccgTTGTCTTCATCCCTCCTTCGCTTACAGCCTAGATGATGCTTGTCTACAGCCTAGATGATGCTTGTCTGCCCTTGTCCAAAAGTCATCTCATCCCGTTATTCAATTCTGTGCATGAAAAACCAGCATCCTAGCTAGCACTACTGCTTCATTACACCAGTATCCTTAGGCTATGGTACCACTTGTTCCACAATCTCAGTCCCGTTAACCCAATGTTCTAGATTCATTACACAATCGACGTGGTTGACTACAAAGCAAACAACCATATCTCATGAAAAAGACTAGGCCGATCGGAGCGGTGGTTACATTTAGAAATCATATTTTTTGAGCAATCATCAGGGGAGGAGTTCCTCCATTTGGATATATATTACTCTAAGTGGCCATATGTCAAGAGAGTAATCCACTCTATAAGGAAAACAAGCTCAATAACCTGAACGAATTTACTCCGTATGTGAGGGAAACCAGGCTAAAAACCATACAAGTACAACAAGGTTAAAAGAAGATAGAGTAGAAATAGATGCCCAGAAGAAGGCACGACCTTGCTAGCAGACAGAAAGACCATCACTACAAGGGGCACAAGTAGATGCGGGGTGCCGTCGAGAGATCACAATACCAAAACTTTACACACAGCCTAACACACCACACTAGTGTGCATATCAACCCCCACAACACAACACAGGAGCAACCACAATCATCGAGTGGCATAAGTCAACAGGAACCCAAACTTGGAGCTCCACCACAAGAATCTGAACGATTAGCAATTTGAGGAGGCATCATTGTGCCGTCATTGAGCAAAGGTGAACCGAGACAATACCAATAGTACTAAGCTTGCCGCAACACAACGACAATTATTGgagggtcttgagcatgcataACAGCAATGGGATGCCCCACCACATGATGGGTAGGGGTGGATGGAATCAACTCCACAACACCAAATGGAGTTGTGGCCAGAACCCATGATACACCACCGCCGACCCCAAGCTGGTCGCACCACCACCATCGACATCCTACAGCGAGTGACTACCCAACAAAACAACATGGACGACTTCTtgatgatgccttcaagaagggctgTGACGCACGGTTGAGCTACCATCAACGAAATCAGCCAGGCCTGGAAGCCTATTTTCCGCACAAGTTGTGTGGGCGTGGATTTTAGAGCATGGGCTCATGGACACCTCGTATTCTTATCCTTCAATATAGCTTTGAGATCCGTGGTAGACAACTAACTTACTACatgaaattttctcttttttgtttctttcaaataaaacaacatatgaacttcaaactttgcaagaTAGCAAAACATTCTTACTACAATGTGAGAAAAAACTTATAGATTTTTTCGAccgacataaatatacaaaatgagattttcTTTATTAAAAATGTTAGTTTTTGTACTTATGATGCAGGAAAAAATCTGAATGTGTTCCCACATTATAATTAGAATGTTTTATTGTTCTgtaaagtttgaagttcatatttTGTTTTATTTGAAAAAATAACAAAAGTACTTGCACGAATCACGATGCAAAGATGGATGGCTAGATAAGGAGGTGCACCTAACCCTATGCTCCACAGGATATTAGGCCAAGTTGTGCCTACCAGCTTTAAGGAATCTGAGGCAGTACGACACCGCAACACCACCCCCACATGGCAAATCGCACCACCACCCCCACACTGGCAAACGCCACGGCAGAACAGCAGCTGCGCGGAGAGATCACCGGCGGCCAGCCCTGACCCCAGCCAGCAGGATCATATCCGACCATGGCCTGCTGGTTTGAAATATGCAGCACCAGCCGGCACTTCTAGCCGAGCATGTCGACGAGGGAATAACGGAGCACCTCCCAAGTCGAAGCCCACCACGAGCCCCGACCGACACCCAGATCCAGCCATACCGTCCGCGCAGCTACGCGGCCTGCGCCGCCATCGTGATCATGACGCCAAATCGATGCATCCTGGCGCACCACTGGCGCTCCCGCAAGGTCCACGCGCCGAGCACCTCTGCGAGTTCAGCCCCTAGCTTGCACGTGATGCGCCACCCGTGCGCAGCCTCACCGCACGGTTCCGCGTGCCAGCATGCCCGAGCTACCTCCGAAGGGACTGGTCGCCAGCACTGCTAGTGCGGGTGACGGCTAGGTTTCTCTCCTGGCCGCCCGCCGGAGCGACCGAGAAGCGTCTTTTAAATCGAATTGAAGTGGTCACATTTAGAAATCATGATTCATGATTTGCCTTCTCTTttaattgatgtgagactttatctaACGACGTAAACAAGATACGAATCAAGCATCCTATATTTATCCCAACCTGGATCACTGAACCACGAGGAGTCTGAGCCACTCACTACAGAAGCATATAATTAAgctgaagcaagaaaagaaaacCTAGAACCAGAGCTTTCCCAAACACAGTCTCAGTCACAATACAAACTTCAAATGGGCTGCCCAACAATCGACCATATATGTTCATGCCGTACACAATTAACTCACACACCGATCGAGCACCCTACAAAAGAAGTCGCCGATCAGCCTCATTTTCATACGGTTAATGTCTTTTCTTTTGACAAAATGGTCAAAGTCTCTTCAGTCGTGCCATCGACACTACCGAGTCCTTTGTGGATCCGATTGCTAACAAGATGTGCTGCCGTGCTGGTACTTTTTTTGCCAAGCCATGAACGAAAGCCAATTTCCAGAAAGCACAAATGCGTGTAGACCCGTCCAACTTATGTCAAAGTAGCGGATGAAAATCGTTCTTTTTACAATGCGTATGAGAAAATACCACTTTAATTTAATGTAAGTGGAGTGGAGACTGAGATATTTAACGAGTGAAGTGCATCCTAGGTCCTcgaattatttgagttttcttgtCCTTGAACCATGAAAAGTGCCATCCAGTTCGCCGGAGTACAATAAGTGTGTACATATGTGACACCTCTGCAATAGTTCGAGTACTCACGTGGCACCTCTAAAATGGTTCAAGTGCCTGGGTGATACACATATTGCAATTCAAGGACATGAATGGCCATTTTCGTAGTTAGGATCTACATGACACCTCTGAAATAGTTTGAGGATTTAGGATGCACTTGACTCATCTTTAGCAAAAATTTCCCACACATTTAAGAGTCAAAGTCGTCAATCTCATGTGCACAAGTAATCGAGAGACTTTAGGTCTTGTGTTTCTCACGGTGATCAATCAAACAACGCTTGCTATCGTTTTTGAAGGGGCATCAAGTGGTGGAGCCAACACATGTGCACTTCGGTTAGGGGTGCTTTCTCTGGCATCCGGTCTCAAGCTTTGGGAAGGAAGCCTTTGATTTGACCTTAATTGGTTGCACTTGTCAATTGCGGTGTTTTCACACTGTCATTTTGTTGAAGGCATTACTTGCAGTTTTGCTTGGACTTGATTTTTGGGGTGGAAATTCATGATGTACATTTTACTACTCAGATATGGCAACGAAGAGCAGCACCAATAACACGCTAGCCAAACCACCCCGATGGGCACCGCCCAAACAATGCAACTCTGATTCCGGCGAAACTGCCATCGTTGCCACACCTGCTGCCTCCTACTAGACCCTTAGCTACATGTGGACCATGGGATGGAAATGAAGACGATAATGACAAGGGCTCCAAATCAATGCCTTGGAGGAGGAAATGGCATGGAAATGTGGCCTTCG
This region of Triticum aestivum cultivar Chinese Spring chromosome 2D, IWGSC CS RefSeq v2.1, whole genome shotgun sequence genomic DNA includes:
- the LOC123048268 gene encoding uncharacterized protein, whose translation is MPPCHSLRKATTKLGRFGMQIMPTAKGSSSLPTSLHPPLLLLLLLLVIRPSKVVADDGKKRTTPPSSGAAPQLLSEAHFRAGEHSNSGNRHPPTPPSPAAAAKLPPTPPNSAAEGSSADGHRRCTSGASNTGDNPDGRKGDGVCRGAASPYKGPKQDCDAPPC